The following is a genomic window from Caldicellulosiruptor danielii.
TTATCAAGAATTTTGTGTATCCAATTCATAGCGCAAATTTGAAAAGCTGTAAGATTTCGTAAGTGTGGTGTTTAATAAGAGGTACCCCATTTTTCCATTTACCTCGCTTAAAGTTCTCTCTTTGAAGGCAAATTTCTCAAGAACCTCTGGTGACTGAAAATATCCACCCGACTTCATTCTTATTTTTCAATTATACTGTTTATGCTCTCTACCGCGTTAGTTGTGTAAATATGCTTCCTAATTTCCTCAGGATATCTTATGTGAGCAAAGTAATATTCAGCTTTTTATAAAGTCCTTTTAAGAAACGAGAATATTTAGAAATGTATTCATTGCAAAGTTGATTGAAAGCATAACAGCTTCATCAATATCAGAAGAAGATAATCTTATTTTGTCTAATTCTTTATTGAATTTTGATACTGCTTTCTTTTGTCATATGTCGCTTTACATTACGTTCAAGATGGACAAAAGCAAACTTAACATAGCATGTAGCCTGTTTGACTTTTGAGTTGTCCCTGATTTCACAGCTAAATATAGCCATCAATTGAAAGTAGCAAGGCATTTTCGGGTAGTTCTCGTTGTTTGAAGAGCATAAAGTTCGTTTTTAAGGTCATTTTTGATTTTAGTTATTTTTCTGCTCTGAGTAAAGTAAGGCAAGGCTTTTAAGGATTTGGATTAACAAACTTTCAGAGTAACCATTAGCATACTGGCGACATAAGCAGAAGGTAGTAAGATGGATCGACTCTTTTGTATGGCAAGATAACAGGACACAGATGGGCGAAAATTGCTGGAACTTGGCAAGACTTGATGGTTCGAGGTTTCCTACTGGGCTACCAAGCATGCGTTCATAAAAACCATTGCCTTTATCATTCTGGTTTTTTTCAAGGTAGACTTTTCGTTCCGATAACCCAATAGCAGTTTAACAGATGTTCTAATAGTTGTTTGAGGGCTGGACGATGAGTATATTCTTCAGAGCAGAACATGTTGAGTACTTGCTCAATTGCCATGTTCTTAGCTGTTTCAAAAATGATATCTTTTGCCATTGTAATCGCCCCCTTTTAATTTTTATCACCCGTTTATTTATTTTATTGGCCATATTGTCCCATCAGTGAAATGTACTTTCATAACTTCTGTATTTCTTACATTTGTCGTCAAATCGTAGCTTTCTCTAATGACCATGTAAAAGTAGCGATATCAAAGGGGTATAACTTTTTTTTTAAGCAATTCTATTAAACTCATTAGAACCAACATTATACCACTTAACCGGTCTACCAAACGAGTCGTAGTAGTTGAATTTCAGTTCAAGGGCCTCAATAGTTTTTAAAGACAAATTAAAGACAGTTATATTGGCTTCAGGAATGCCTATTATATCATCTTCAACATAACCTTTTATCACTCTCAAAGGATAATTCCTGTTTGCTTCAATTAAAATACTTAAGATAAATTTGCATTAAGAAGCAAGGTCTTCATAAACTTTTTATCTTATCATAATAAGGAACTACTGCAATCTTGCCAGAGAAATAGAAAAAGTCTTTGTAAAATATGTTTATGTCTTTATACTTCTCCTTTGTGTATTTTACACTCTTAGATAACTCAACTTGTTAATATCAAAAAACCAGATTACATATTGTTCTGATTTAACAATTCTAAACTTCGCGGAATTAAAGATTTTCTAGTAAGGTAGTAGATATTACCTTCGATTTAACTGGATATATGTTGTTTTTCATCGTACTGCTCTTTTGGATTGCAGACAAAGCAATATGCGACGCTAACAAAATAATAAATGTCAATGAAATTAATTTTTTCATTTAAAAACCTCCCCATGAGCTGGGTATTTTTATTTAATATTGGTATTTAGCATTTTACATAGAAATACCAATATTTTAGATACACTGTGACTGTTAAATCAATATTAACTTTTTAAAAGTAATTTATATCCCTCAAAATCATCGGTTTTTTTAAACTCAAATTGCTCAAAAATTTTAATACGAACATGTTTTTTTAAGTATTCCCGTTGCTTTTGTTCATCTCCAATTCTTATTAACCATTCCGGTGGACTTTTAATAAACTCTTCCATTAATTCTTTGTTTTCAGAAAATGCCTGAATGTCCATATAGAAGATGTCCTCAAGATATTTTTCTTCTCCTTTATTAATTGGTGAGAATTGAATCAATTCGCCTATTTTTATTTTATTCAAAATTAAAATCAGTCTATCTATTTTAGGATAATTTATCTCAAAAACAGGAATTAAATAGCTTTTAAAATCGTACCAACCAGCAAATCCTTTAATTTCGAGTTGTTTAATGTCTTTGTACCAATTTGGTTTAAAACTTTTTGTATTGTGAAAAAAGTCCCACAATGCAGCAGATGTTGTGAAAATCACTATATCATTTGGATCGTGAAACTTTGAAAATATTGGCTCGAAATCTTTTTCACCAATTTCTTCGCAGCTGTTAGTAATGTCATCAAGCAAATGGAAGTCTTCGCGTGCAGCAAGTGTCTGACCAATATTTTCACCTACACCGATATACTGAACATGCCATTCTTCAAAGAATACTTCTTTCTCAACAATGGTATCGATTCTAATATATTCCGTTTTCCCTCTGGCTATTTCTTTTGTTTTATCCCTATATCTTTTGAAATACTTAATGAAAATGTCCCTCAATATTGCGTATTCATAAAAGCTTTTCAGTACTTCCTTTTTAAATTCCTCCACCTTTTTTAGACTAATTTTCTCTTCTCTAAGCTTTTTAGAAATTTGATTTGCTGCCTCTTCTTTAAGCTTTTTTAAAAAAGGCACAACTTTTTGGTCAAAAATCTCGTCTAACTTAGTTTTGTCAAAGCCAATTTTTGCAAGCAAACTTCTATCTTTTTTTAGCTCTGTTGCCACTTTTATCAACTCATCTGTAGAGTGTTCAATATCACTCAAGCTGTAAATATGTAATTGGGGTAATCTATAATTTTCAATTTGTGAATACTTGCCTTCTGCATTTGGCAGAAAATTTCTTAAGATATTAGCAAGTAGTAATATTAAATACTGACTGTAATATTTTTCACTTCCGTGATATCCTTCCCAAAAATCAAACCTTTTTTCAGATAGAATACCACAAAAGTAAAGTTTGACAGTCTCATTTAATGTTAATGGGATTATATCAGCTCCAATCCATGAAGCATCAGAATCAGGCGGTTGTTTATATTCCCATAGGTATTTGATATAGTCGTACCTTTGACTAAATAAACAATATGCTCCTATGATAAATACAATTTTTTGAAGATTGTAGTACTTAAACTTAGAAACTACAAAATTTACTATTTTCTCTTCAATTTCTTGGGCAGATTTTTTTTGTTCATTATCTAAATTTGGTTCTATTATAGCTTTTAATTCATCAAATTTTTTAAACCATGCTTTTAAATTTTCTTGGCTATAAAGATTGTTTTCTAACTCATCTAATTCTTTGACGCGTGCCTCTATTCCGTACTCTATATTAAGTTGATTATATTCTTGCCAATGCTTGTAAAAAATTAAATCTACGTATTTTCTAATTCCAACTCCAAAGGAGTTTACAATATAGATGTTATCAACTAAATACGAAACCAGTACATGAAAAATAGGCGCTTGATTTTCAGAAATAATGTATTTCACTGTAAATAAGAAATATCTATTAAACAGTTCTATATAGGAGACATGGAAATATTTGTTTTCACTAAATGGATTGAATATTATGTCTCTATACCAATATATTGCTGCTGAATATATAGAAGGATCAATATTACTCCTTATTTTTGCATTTTTAACTCCGGTGTACGTAATAACGTTAAGTAATCTTAGAAATTCCTCGACAAATAGGTGATTGTCTGGCTCTTGGACAAGTTCACGAAGCAATCCCTTGAGCTGATAAACAATATATAGGCTTATCTCTTCATTGTTTTTTTGATGTGCTGATATCCAAATTTTTTTGTATGAATTCAAAAATTGTGTTAGACCTTTCAACTCTCTTTCTGGTCTCAGCCATAATCGTAAGGCAGCTTCTTTATTTTTTGAGTAAGTATCTATATTGGAATCTTGTATTTTCGTTGGCACAACATATCGCTCATAAAAATCCTCAGACCAAAGAAATGCCTCAAATTTCTGGGGATTTATTTTTTTAGGTTCCAAAATTGTCGAAATATCCTTTCAATCTCCTCAATTATTTTCTTAACAGTTTCAGTTTCACCTAACTCAGCTTTTACAAGAGCAATATTTGTTAGCTTTTCTGTGACAAAAAGAAATTGTCGCCTTGTGTGTTTAATAGTATCATCATATGTAAAGTTTTCATTATGCAATAATATTTTTTCTACTTGCTTCTTTAGTTTTTCGATAAATACTTCATCAGTTTCACAAACATATCTTTTAACTAATTGTAAGAAAAAGAAGAATACTGCTATATTTGCAATGAACCAAATAAAAATAATGAGTAAAGCAAATATATTTTTAACATATAAAAATCTCAATACAATTACAAAAGCTATATGTGGCAATAAAAAGAACAATTGAATTTTATATATCAGTTCTTTTGTAAAAAAGGTCGCTAATTCTTGGTCTTTGTATTTGTCTGCTGTCCAACTAACAATCTGAAGAGAGAGAGGAATAGTAATACCAATTAAAACTCCTTCAAACGTTGCTATATCAGATAAGAATGATGTATCTGGTACTATATTTCTCATCAAGTTTGACAAAAAAGTTAGCCAAGATAAAACACACATAAAAAATATATCTTGTAAAAAATTAAGAAGATTATGCATTACTAATCACCCTTGACTCACTACGATTTTACACACAAATTCACAACTTATTTTTCAATCCATTCCATCACTTCTGCTCCAATTTGCCTAAGAGTCTCTCTTATTGTAATATCTATCGCCCTTCTGTTAAATCCCTCTTGAGTCGAAGCACAAATGTCTATTACAATTTTTAAGTTGCAATCTGGTGCAGCAGATTTTAAAGGTCCTATTACTCCTCGCATTACATCAGAAAACTTGTCCCATGGTATTGAAGCCCTAATCTTTATTTCTTTGTAATTGTCGGGTGTTAAAATAAAATTGTGTCTGATATATAATAAAATCACAAGGGAGGTTGGTTATAATGGACAAAAATACCTATTATGAAACTGCAAAAATATGGCAGTTGAAAAAGTGTTAAACAAATACTGTTCTGAACAAGACCCTACTCGTCCAGCACTAAAAAAACTGTTAGAAGATTTACTTGATTGGTTTACGTTTTCTTAACGTGAAATATATCTTTCAAAAAATGATAATGACAAAGGTAATGGGTTCTATTGAGCTAAAACTTGCAACACCTATAGGCAACCTTGAAATATCTGTCCTAAGAACTCGAACAGGTAGTTTTAGACCTCATATTCTACCTGAACCATATAAGAGAATCGATGAATCCCATACAGAACTTCTTATGTCTTTGGTTATCAACGGTTATTCCGAAGCAACACTTTTAAATACCCTTAAAAGTCTTAATTTGCCTTACTCTGAAGGCGAACTTGCTAAAATCAAGAATAATCTCAAAAATGAATTAGACCTTTTTAAGCAAAGAGAATTACCTCAAGAAGCATTTGCTCTAATAATAGGTGCATATCACTCTGATATCAAAGATGGTTCAAAGGTTAAAAATGCTGCATGTTACATCGTCCTTGGAATTGATATAGACGGCAAAAAAGATATCTTTGGCATATACACTTTTTTCGGTAAAGAAAACAGAGCAGATTGGAATAAAGTCTTTGAAGATTTAATAAATCGTGGTCTTAAAAAAGTTTTGATAGTGGTAAGTAGCCTTCCCAGGAATAACTGAAACAATTAAGGCTGTATATCCATATGCCGATCATCAACTTTGTCTTTTCCATCTTCAAAGAAATGTCCGAAAACATATGGCTAAAATTGATGCATCAAAGAACAATAAAAGAATTAGACAAAATCAAGCTTGCTTCCTCTTTTGATGAAGCTACAGAAAAATTCGAGCAACTATGTAATGAATTTAAAGGTAAATACCATCGGTTCATAAATACTATCTTACAAAAATCAAAGCATTACTTTGCTTTTACAAAATACCCCGATGAGGTAAGGAAACATATTTATACCACAAATGCTGTAGAAAGTGTTAACAGTCTAAATGAAAAAATTAGAATAAAATTGGGCGGATACTTTAACTCAGTGGATGTTTTAGAAATCAACATATACCTGCAACGCGAAAATCTAAAGCAAACCAAATGGAAGAATCCTGTTCCAATGATAAAAGCTCACATTTATGATATTCACCAACTTTTCCAGTTAAGCTACTTTACCCAGACACAAAATTCTTGACAAGTCTCGCTTAATTATCAAACTTCCTGCTTGATTCAAAAAGTTGTCAATTATATGCTGCCTCTTGAGAGAAATCTTTGCAAGCTTTTTCCCAGATTTTATCCCCTGCTTGCTGTAAATTGACTGCAATCTTGCCCTTTCCTTGTTGTACCATCGGTTGACTGATTTTAGAAACCTTCCTTCTATCAAAAAGGCAGTCCCAATGGTATCAACAACTGCTGCAAAATTGTCTACACCTAAATCTATTGCCAAATATCTGCCCCTGTCAAGATTACAAAACTTGTCTTCCTCCTCATACACATACTCAATCTCAAACCATCTGCCATGATACCTTGGTATTATCCTAACTTCCTTAATCTTTTTGCCTGTGATGTTTTTCGGCAGATCAAAATACAAGTACTTCACTCCAAACTCTTTTGTAAAGCCCCTGCCAAGACTTAAACGCACTTTTTCACATTCTATTTTAAACTGATCCTTGGGAAATACAATCTGGTACATCTCATCCTTTGGTAGGTATTTTGGTATTGAAACTTTTTTATCCATTTTCCCTTCTTTTTTGGTTTTCAAAAGGCCCAAAAAGGATTTAAAAACCTCATCAACAGAAATAAGTGTTTGCTGTGCAACCTGTGAGGGCAAAAGCTTGTAGTTTTCGTTCTCCTTTACAACATGGAGTCTTCTTGCTTGATTTATGATAAAAAATCAAATCTTAAGATAAAACCCTGTATGTTCAAAAAATTCATTCGAGATACTTCTCAAGATTTCTTCGTTTGGCTTTACTGCCAGCTTTACCTTTACCTCTCTTGCTGAAGGATAAATACTGGGATTTTTTTGAATCTCTATATTGTATTTTGACAATATCTCTTTTAATATGTTTATCATTTCAGCCTGATTTATTGTCTGAGACACTTTTATATCCCATCCGGTTTTCTCTGAGAGTTCCTCAATCTTGTTTTTATACTTTTCGCCCACAAAAGGTGTCACAAACGAAAGTTCTATATATTTTCCTCCTTCTTTAATGCTTTTCTTGTAAATCTTATCTTTTTCATTTTCAAAATAGAGGTCAATCAAAAGAAGAGCTTTGTTCTGTTCCATCCTGGGCTTTTGCAAATCTACCTTTTCTTCTTGATTTTTACCCTCCAAATCAAATATTAGACTTACTCCAGTTTCTTCTAAAAATTTTTCAGATACACTTTTCATTTTCTCAAAATCATCTTTTATTTTCAAAATAATAGCATTTTTTACAGGATTATACGAAATTTTCAAAACCTTAACATTATAACCTTTGAGAAGATTTTTAACATATTCTGAAGCATACGTCAGATTAATATTGGGATTTATGTCAACCTTCCAGAGTGTCAACTTTTCAAATTCTTTTATTTTTTCTTCAAGCTTTTTTGTTGCCCCTGGAAAATGAAAATAAAATGTAACCACCTTGTTTTCAATGTCCATGCCAACCTTGTATAGTCCATATTCTGCAAATATTTCGAATGCAAGTTCTCGCATTCTGTTCTGCTCCATAGGCTTTGGCTTTAACCTTTCTTCTACCTCTTGGGCTGATAAAATCCTAAACATGTAGGGTTTTCTGGGATTTTGTTCAAAATAAACCGACTGTTTTAAAAGTTCAAAAACTCTGCTTACTTCCTCTTTTTCTAAAAATTCTTTCCCATTCCATACTAAAATGGCATGTTCAGCAGTTATATGATTTGACTCTTGTTTATTCTCTACAAGGTACTGCCACAAAAGTTTCAAGTTCTCTTCATTTAAAAGTTCTTGATTGTTTAGTTTCCTAACATTGAAAAATGTAAGCTGCTTTCTTGGTTTTTCAATTGAAATTGTATTTACCTCACCATTTTGCGGAACAATTATATTTGCTTCAAGCTCCTTTACCGCCATATCTGAAATTTGTGAAATTGCATCTTCACTGCCATGTGCAAAAATGACAGTTCTTGGTTTTAACGTTGCCAAAAATCCAAGTATTCTATCTCTGTCGCTATGCGCCGAAAGCCCATACTTTTCAACCCTGCACTTTACTTCATATTCTTTGCCATTTAGCTCAATCTTTCTTTCGTTTTCAGGCAGTTCTGCAAGTTCAAGAAGTTTTCTTCCGGGTGCTTCTTCGTCCTGATACCCTGTTATTGCAATCAGGGCATTTTGACTTTGTACAATCTTTTCAGCATAAAAAACAGAAGGTCCTCCTGTGAGCATACCAGAACTTGAAATTATAACACATGGGTCTGAAGAAGAAATTATTTCCTCTCTTTGTTTTTTGTCAGATACAACATTTATGTTATCTGCTAAAAATATTTCTTCACCTTTCAAAACTCTCTTATAATACCGCGAAGACAAATAGGTGGGATTGTTCCTGTAAACCCTTATAACTTCTCTCACCATTCCATCAATGAAGACATTGAAACTGACCTTTCTTTTTTTCATATAGTTTCTGAGGATAAGAATAATCTCCTGAGCTCTTCCAATAGCAAAGGCAGGAATTAAAACTTTACCACCTTGTGATATAACCTCTGCTACTGTGTTAAAAAGCCTCTCTTCTTCAAAGCTTCTGTTTGTGTGAAGTCTGTCACCGTAGGTTGACTCGCATATGACAATATCAGGTCTAATTTTTGGAACTGAGGTTTTGTCGACAGTTAGCTGTCTGTCTGCTGAAAAGTCGCCTGTGTAAAGTATGCTGCCTTCTTGAGTCTGAATAAATATCATAGAAGCACCAAGGATATGGCCTGCTGGAAAAAATGTTGCTTTAATTCCTTCAATAGGTTCAAAGGTGTAGTTAAATCCATAAGTAAGAGTTCTATCAAGCAAATCTTCTACATTTTTCTCGGCATAGATAGGTATTTCATCTTCTGCAATCTCCATTATTCTCAAGCTATCATACAAAAGCACCTTTATCAAATCTTTTGTTGGCTGATTTGTATAAAAGAAAATATGAGGATATTCTCTTGCAATAAGAGGAAGGCTTCCTATATGATCAAGGTGAGCATGCGAAATAAGACAAACGTCAACACCGCCAAGCTCGCGAAGAAGTTGCAAGTTTGGGAGCTTGTCTTCTTTCATTCTTATACCAGAGTCAATAAGTATATTTTTGCCTAAAGCTTTTATTAAAACGCACGATGCGCCAACTTCCTTGGCTCCGCCAAGAAATACAATCTCCATCTTTAAACCTTCACTCCATTACCAAGATTTTTTTCATTATTTAGCTCAGCTACAATCATCCCAACTAAAATTAAACCACATCCTACATAAGAAATCAAAGGTAAAATCTCAGTTGTGTTGTTTGGCCCAGAAGGTATTATGGCAGAAAAAATTGCACCAAAAACAGGCTCAGCAGAAAAAATGAGTGCTGTATGAGTGGGCGTTGTGTATTTCTGAACAAACACTTGAGCAGTAAATGCTAATGCTGTCCCTAAGATACCTGTTATCAAAATAGTAATAATGGCTATAAAATTTATTTTAACATTTATAAGGTCAATACCAAATATCATTGCAACCAACACATACAAAAATGCTGCGCTCATCAGCTGAAAAATTGCAATGTTTATTGTGTTTACATTATCTTTTGCTGTGAATATGTCAATAAAGATAATTTGAAACACAAACCCAAGGTCAGCAAGAAGTGTAAGAAAATCACCAAAATTAAAATTTGAAAATTTTACACCACTTAAAAGCCAAAGCCCAGCAAAAGCCAATATAACACCAACTATTACGTTAATTTTAGGTATCTTTCTCTCAATCAGAGCCACAAATGCAGGGACCAAGATGACAGTCAGCCCAGTTATAAAAGCTGATTTAGACGCATATGTATATTTTAGTCCTATGACCTGCAATAGCATCCCAGCAAATAGAAAAAATCCAATGATACTGCCATAAAGAACTTCCCTTAATTTCAAACTTCTTAAATTTTTCCATAATATTGCTATAACTATCAGCCAGGCAAGTATAAATCTGATAGCCAAAAATGCCACTGGGTCCATATCTAAAACAGTGTTTTTCATGAGTACAAACGAACTTCCCCACACCATTGTAACAAAAAGCAAAATGGTATCTGCTAAAATCTTTCGTTTCCTACTCAAGTTTTTTCTTCCTTTCTGTATAAAAATCTTTATTGGCAGCTAAAAAGGGCTGCCATTAACCTGAGACAGCCCTCTTATTCTTTTTCTTAAATATACATTTTTTAATCTTACCACAATTACAGTATCTTTTGTAAAAACTGTCTTGTCCTCTCTTGCTTTGGATTTGTGAAAATCTCTTCAGGCAGCCCTTCCTCCACAATCTTCCCCTTGTCCATAAACACAACCCTGTTTGCAACCTCTCGAGCAAACCCCATCTCATGGGTCACAACAAGCATTGTCATGCCTTCCCTTGCCAGCTCTTTCATGACGTTCAAAACCTCACCGACAAGTTCAGGGTCAAGCGCAGATGTCGGCTCATCAAACAGCATTACCTTTGGTTTCATAGCCAAAGCTCTGGCAATTGCAACTCTTTGCTGCTGTCCCCCTGAAAGCTGTGAAGGATATGAATTTGCCTTGTCTTTGAGTCCTACCTTCTCAAGGAGTTTCATACCAAGCTCCACTGCCTCTTCTTTTTTCATTTTATTCACAACAACAGGTCCAACTATCACATTCTCAAGTGCTGTCATGTGAGGAAACAGATTAAATCTTTGAAATACCATACCTATCTGCGAACAAAATCTTGCTATCTCTTTTGAGCTGTGTTTTTTATGTTTTTCGTGAAATCCCTTGTCTTCAATAACAAATCCGTCAATTTCAATATACCCTGAGTTGATTCTCTCTAAATGGTTAAGGCAGCGCAAGAAAGTGCTTTTGCCAGATCCAGACGG
Proteins encoded in this region:
- a CDS encoding MBL fold metallo-hydrolase, with amino-acid sequence MEIVFLGGAKEVGASCVLIKALGKNILIDSGIRMKEDKLPNLQLLRELGGVDVCLISHAHLDHIGSLPLIAREYPHIFFYTNQPTKDLIKVLLYDSLRIMEIAEDEIPIYAEKNVEDLLDRTLTYGFNYTFEPIEGIKATFFPAGHILGASMIFIQTQEGSILYTGDFSADRQLTVDKTSVPKIRPDIVICESTYGDRLHTNRSFEEERLFNTVAEVISQGGKVLIPAFAIGRAQEIILILRNYMKKRKVSFNVFIDGMVREVIRVYRNNPTYLSSRYYKRVLKGEEIFLADNINVVSDKKQREEIISSSDPCVIISSSGMLTGGPSVFYAEKIVQSQNALIAITGYQDEEAPGRKLLELAELPENERKIELNGKEYEVKCRVEKYGLSAHSDRDRILGFLATLKPRTVIFAHGSEDAISQISDMAVKELEANIIVPQNGEVNTISIEKPRKQLTFFNVRKLNNQELLNEENLKLLWQYLVENKQESNHITAEHAILVWNGKEFLEKEEVSRVFELLKQSVYFEQNPRKPYMFRILSAQEVEERLKPKPMEQNRMRELAFEIFAEYGLYKVGMDIENKVVTFYFHFPGATKKLEEKIKEFEKLTLWKVDINPNINLTYASEYVKNLLKGYNVKVLKISYNPVKNAIILKIKDDFEKMKSVSEKFLEETGVSLIFDLEGKNQEEKVDLQKPRMEQNKALLLIDLYFENEKDKIYKKSIKEGGKYIELSFVTPFVGEKYKNKIEELSEKTGWDIKVSQTINQAEMINILKEILSKYNIEIQKNPSIYPSAREVKVKLAVKPNEEILRSISNEFFEHTGFYLKI
- a CDS encoding amino acid ABC transporter ATP-binding protein; translation: MSNNNAINSRKIIITKNIVKYFGHNLVLDKVSLEVNRGEVVVIIGPSGSGKSTFLRCLNHLERINSGYIEIDGFVIEDKGFHEKHKKHSSKEIARFCSQIGMVFQRFNLFPHMTALENVIVGPVVVNKMKKEEAVELGMKLLEKVGLKDKANSYPSQLSGGQQQRVAIARALAMKPKVMLFDEPTSALDPELVGEVLNVMKELAREGMTMLVVTHEMGFAREVANRVVFMDKGKIVEEGLPEEIFTNPKQERTRQFLQKIL
- a CDS encoding DMT family transporter, whose amino-acid sequence is MSRKRKILADTILLFVTMVWGSSFVLMKNTVLDMDPVAFLAIRFILAWLIVIAILWKNLRSLKLREVLYGSIIGFFLFAGMLLQVIGLKYTYASKSAFITGLTVILVPAFVALIERKIPKINVIVGVILAFAGLWLLSGVKFSNFNFGDFLTLLADLGFVFQIIFIDIFTAKDNVNTINIAIFQLMSAAFLYVLVAMIFGIDLINVKINFIAIITILITGILGTALAFTAQVFVQKYTTPTHTALIFSAEPVFGAIFSAIIPSGPNNTTEILPLISYVGCGLILVGMIVAELNNEKNLGNGVKV